The following DNA comes from Hordeum vulgare subsp. vulgare chromosome 3H, MorexV3_pseudomolecules_assembly, whole genome shotgun sequence.
CGCGGTGCGGGGTGAGGCGAGCGCGCGCCGAGCTCATGGCTGTACGCCCCCGCCGCTTCCCCGCACGCAACCGCCTCgcgcctcctcctcttcttaagtCTTAACgcgcccctccctccctccatcaGTCCACTCCCCcaacccccctcccccctccaccgCAACGGAACCATGGCTCTCgcggccgccgccgtcgccgccgcgcgCCCCTCCCCGACCGGCTTACCCCGACCGTTATGCCGCGCCTCCGCGCATCCGTGCCGCCCTCGGCGGTGCCGGCTGGAGGCGAGCTTGTCGGCCTCCACGCCGGCGCCCGCGCCGGCGACAGCGGACGAGGGGGCCGCCGCGGGGCCGTGCCCCGTGGTCAGGTTCGACATGGCCGACTTCACTGTCGCCGACCGCGTCAGCGTCGGGCTCCACGGACGGGTTGGTGTTTAGCCCCACTGATTCGGTCGCGCTTCTCCCTCGTTGCTAATACTCGGCGATTTTCCTTTTCTACTACAGTCCGATGAGATGCTCTTCGAGGCCACGGTGCGCGATCCTAGCAGGTCAGCGGCATGGAACACACTTGGATAGTACGAATTCTTTGAACGCACAATCATTACCTTCTCCTTATTGTTATTTTTGATTGAATTCAGTGAGCTGTACGGGTCGACGGTGGTGTTGCGGCAGCTGACTAGCTCACAGGCGAAACGGAGGGGCCGGCGCGCGCTAGAGGTGGattttctctctctctgttaaattGCTGCTGTTTAGTGCGTTTGGAATATATGGGGAACTATCTGGCTGAGCTCGACTGGGCTGTGTGTTCGTGTTATCACAGGTGCTCAAGAAACTGGCCCGTCGCCAGATGATGTACCATTCTTACGCGATGCAGGTCCATGGCTACGTTACTCCGAGCAAGGCCATGGAGGAGGGTGACGCTCCGCTTGTCTTGGTGCATGGGGTTAGAGCTTTTGCCTTATTTCGTCGAGCTGATCTTGTTTTAAGTTAAATGTGGAAGTGACATTTTTCATGATCTGGGCCTGGTTGCATTATGGCTGTGCGCTCATTTTCATGTCAGGGCCTGCCTGGGTTTAGCCGTTTAGGGGTGTTTCTAGTCTAGATGTAATTGCTACTTTAGGTTTGTTTGTTCTTGCTGGATTGAGCGATGTGCTGCTATAATCAGTATTTTACAATAAAAAATGTTAATGCAGTACCATGGGAGCTACTCCTTGCGTCACTGGTTGCAACTCTCGGATTGGCTTCCAACCTTGGAAGCAACATTAGCATTGGATGAAGAACAAGTGAGGAGGGTAGGAGATGATTCGGTTGGAGGGCCTGCTGTAACTCGGCAGCTGCGATTAATCAGGATATTGATGAGAGACCTTCTGATTGGTGTAAGTTTCAAGAGTTAAAGACTTTTTAATGTATTCAGTTACCAGTGTATCTAGATTGAAGATATGTCTTACTTTATGCAGGTAAATTATCTGCATAGCCATGGAATGGCTCATACTGAGCTTAGGCTGGAGAATGTTCATGTCAGCCCAGTAGACAAGCATGTCAAAGTAAGCACCATTTCCTTTTATTCTTGTTTACACAAGTGGTTGTATTATGTCCTTGTAAAGTTGTAATCATGCTTAGGTTACTGGGAACGTTAATAAATCAATATCGTTTGGCCCATTTCATGTTATACAGTTGAGCTATTAAAAATAACAATCCCGTTTCATCACGATTTTGCATCAGCGTGTATTAATCATTTCCGTTTAACAGTGTATTTATAACTTGATTTCCTGACATAAGTGAGATCGTGCTTAGTATAACTCTGTAGTATATTTTCTACTCTGATGTATTGATTGATGGCAAAAGTAATATGTGATCCTACATTTCTGCTCTGTGCTTTTTCTGAATCATGCATATGAAAGGAATTAGCTGTTGTCTCAGATAAATATTCAGTGAGGCGTTTCGATCAAGCCATTCCTCGTGTGAATAACCGAGTACGACATTTGATCTGCATTCTTTAAGCATGCCGGTGTACATAAGTGCACTTGTATCACTCGCCACATGTGTATTCATCTTGTTAAGGTACACAGTATTTGAATTGAAAACCTGACCGTGGAACCAGGGAGTGATCTCCTTGCTaatctaaaataaataaatttgaatCAAACCAGACCATAAAGGTAATGCATGATTAAACCCTGCGAAGTTTGCACATTCTGAGTGTCCCAGTGTTCCGTAGCCGTTATTTCATCTAAAGTTAACATGGTCGATCATTTTTGTATTTTGTTCATCTTTTTTAGGTTGGTATTCTTGGGAATGCTGTTGATtttcatgacaatgatcccagcaacagtacaatagcaagtaacaacgAGAGGCggaaaatgatgatagcatttgaCATGAGGTAGGTTTGTGAGCTTTTGTTTACAGTTACAGTAGTTCATAGGTACACATATATGCTACGTATTAGATAAAAATATTGAACTATTTTTCTCTAGATGTGTTGGCTTCATAATGGCAAAGATGGTTCTGAGAGAGCTCATGGATTCATCAACATTCCAAAAATTCAAGTCATTCTTGAATAAGGTTTGTTTTGTGCATCTCTTCGAGTTATATCATTTCCGCCATATTTCATTCCCTCTTGTTCTCGCAAATTTTTGTGTTCATTATTGTATGCCTATAACAGTTTAGCACTTTGCATTTTAACCCTGAAGGTCCAGGCTCCTATTTGGTAAAATTTGCATGGAAATAAATAAAGAAGTAAGGGAAATACCGTCCTAAGCTAATGATAAGACATGTTTGATGTAAACATGGCCTCCATTTCTTCTTGTCGAATACACATTTAAATACACATACGTTTCATTAAAAAGAAAATGACAAAATAATTGTATAATTGTAAAGTCACAAGGACAATGACATGTCGTTCCTAAAGGTATTCTACCAATTATACAAGGGTCCTGataacgcccacacgtgtgggcgttaAGGGGTGTTGCCCACACGTCTCGTGTGGTGTGTAAGGGAAACAGCCCCCACGTCTGCTTGTGGGCAAAATAGCTAATGTCTACACGTCCGGCCTCCTGCCTCGCGACCCGCACATCCGGCTTGTCATCTCGTGGTCCCGCGTGCCAGTTCCACTCAGTTGCCATGTAACACTGGgaagacatggcaactgacagGCATGCGGGCACGGCCAGTTCCATTCAGTTGCCATATAACACTGGGAAGGCATGACAACTAACAGGCATGCGGGCACGACCGTTTCACTTAGTTGCCATGGGGAAGACATAGCAACTGATAGACATGCGGGCAAGGCAGTTCCACTCAGTTGCCATGTAGCACTGGgaagacatggcaactgacagGCATGCGGGCACGACAGTTCCACTCCGTTGCCATGTAACACTGGgaagacatggcaactgacagGCATGCGGGCGTGTGGGCGCGGCGTCCGTTCCACCACACGTCGGGTTGGCAGCCGCGTGTGGGCGTGTGCGAAACAAGCGTATGGGCGAACTCCTTAACGCCCACACACCAGCCCCTTCGTACGTGGCACAAAAAAACTGCCAAAAAATGCCAAGATTAGTGCAAACCACAAACGGACGCAGATCCATGCGTGTGGGCGGTTTGCAaacgcccacacgtgtgggcgttatCTTTTCTCTTATAAAAACTAAGCAGCTAGTGCCCCATTCCCTTCTGGCGGTTAGGCATGCCAACATGGACTTCATAATGTTTAATTAATTTTGGAGATTCCGTGTTGTGTTCTGTTGCAAGATCGTGGATGTCCTCTGACTTGCAATTTTATAGACTAGTTGTTTAGTTCTGTTTGAGATTTAACACCACATGTTTTTGCAAGCTATTTCAACTCTGCAACTTTCTAGAAACATCAATGGTGGAACTAAAAAAGCCATGACTTCATGATCAGTATTTTATATTGCAGGGAAATGATCCATCATGTTTGCGTGAGTTCCTTGTACCGATTTTAAGCCAAAATTCTCCATCTGGGAATATTGGTCTGCAAGTAAGCATTTGTATTTTCAGAATTACCATcggcatattatttcttgaagctgTCTGATGATATTGGGGTTTACTCGTGCTATTTCTTAGATGTTAGATAGGCACTGGGGTGCTGGTTGGAATCTTTTGGCCTTATTACTGGCGACAAAATCCGACAAAAGGATAAGGTAAGATTAGTCCTACTATTGGTAAGCTAAAGTTGCAGATTTAGAACAGGTTTGGTATCTACATTAGATGAATATAATTCTTGCTTTGTTGTATCAACTTAATTTACAGTTGTGTCGATGCACTGCGTCACCCCTTCCTTTGCGGACCTAAATGGCGTATAAGTCCAACAGTGAATGTTGTACGCTGGGGCTTGGGATCAACTGCTGTCCGCCTGGCTGAAGATTATATTTATGGGCATCATCaggtattattttgctctcaaatGATTGACTCAAGCTGCGTCTCCATCCAAATGTTCACAAGATGCTTGAGTTTCAATAAAAAATGAACCTGATATCTTTACTGAAAGCTATAATTTGTTTGTTACATGTATGAGGAACTATGGTGGAACTCCAGTTAGCTTATTAAGCTTCCTTTACCATGTTTACAGCGTAAACGGTTAGCATATTTCATTGAGTTGATGGAGGTGCTAAACCCTAGTTCAAAAACAGAGGTAATTGTTCCTGCTCCAAGTCCAGATAATTATGAATACCATGCGAGGTGAACTTTGTTCTGAGCTAATTGTCTGCCTGGGGTGGCATAGTTTCTAGTTTGGTGATAAGCCGTCATAGTTTCTTCGTTACAGCAATTGTCAGGGTGTATGTGTGATGAGTTGACTTGTATATTCGTTACAGATCATCTTTTTTGTATGTATATGTGATGGTTCTATTTAACTCGTTATCAATCtattttcatttatttatttattcctgttTTCCAAATTCATGGTGTTCTCTTCTTGACATATTTACTCATATACTCCTCTCTGCTTCTGTTTGCTCAGAATTGGCTTCGCCTCCTACCTGGTCGTTGGTGCCTCTTATACTGCACCGGTAGGCACATCGGTCTAACACTTCGTCAGCCTACCCCCAGAGTCCTCATCAGTGATGCGTTCCTCACATTTGcccaagtcccagaatctgtggaTCCCGTTTTATCTCTGACCTCAGATATTGGTTTCAAAATCATGCCGGAATCTGACTGGCCCCACGACAAATCCGGAACCGAAGGAAATCTGTCAGTTACCACATCGGCAAAGATAACTCCTGGGAGGATCTACACCAATGCCGAGGATAGTACAGACAGTAGGATTACGACTTCTAGATATCTTGGTGGTAAATGGGGAAAAGCTGCTAAGATGAAGGAGCTGCCAGCTAGCCTCCCCACTGCTAGCGTCAACGTGGATGAGGACGAAGTCGACGTGTCCATGAGTTGTGGCTCAACTTTGAACGTCAAGTCTGCACGCAATGTGCTGCAAGAGGTCCGTACGCAGACGCCACCGGAGATGTTCGATCTGTCAAAGATTGTTTGCGGTACATACATTGATTCAAGGTTGATGATTCTTCGCGGTGTTAATGGGTCGGCCTTACTTTTCGTTAGATCAAATCATACGTCTGACACCTGAGGAGCATATTTGTAGCCCATTGTCTCCTCTGCATTCTTGTATCTCTAGGTGTACATTATTCATTTTTAGCAGGTGTACATAGTAAAGATTCCAGCAGCTTAAAAAAAAGATTCCAGCAGAAAATCAGAGTGTTATGTTAGAAAACATATCCCTATACATTAACAGATTAACTGAGAAGGTCTACACAAG
Coding sequences within:
- the LOC123444001 gene encoding probable plastid-lipid-associated protein 14, chloroplastic, which encodes MALAAAAVAAARPSPTGLPRPLCRASAHPCRPRRCRLEASLSASTPAPAPATADEGAAAGPCPVVRFDMADFTVADRVSVGLHGRSDEMLFEATVRDPSSELYGSTVVLRQLTSSQAKRRGRRALEVLKKLARRQMMYHSYAMQVHGYVTPSKAMEEGDAPLVLVHGYHGSYSLRHWLQLSDWLPTLEATLALDEEQVRRVGDDSVGGPAVTRQLRLIRILMRDLLIGVNYLHSHGMAHTELRLENVHVSPVDKHVKVGILGNAVDFHDNDPSNSTIASNNERRKMMIAFDMRCVGFIMAKMVLRELMDSSTFQKFKSFLNKGNDPSCLREFLVPILSQNSPSGNIGLQMLDRHWGAGWNLLALLLATKSDKRISCVDALRHPFLCGPKWRISPTVNVVRWGLGSTAVRLAEDYIYGHHQRKRLAYFIELMEVLNPSSKTENWLRLLPGRWCLLYCTGRHIGLTLRQPTPRVLISDAFLTFAQVPESVDPVLSLTSDIGFKIMPESDWPHDKSGTEGNLSVTTSAKITPGRIYTNAEDSTDSRITTSRYLGGKWGKAAKMKELPASLPTASVNVDEDEVDVSMSCGSTLNVKSARNVLQEVRTQTPPEMFDLSKIVCGTYIDSRLMILRGVNGSALLFVRSNHTSDT